GAAGAAGCTTCATCAATAAAGGTTAGTGTTACGCTTCCATTAATTAGAACTGATGTGGTTAGCTGCTGTGAGGAATTAAAGATGACATTGTTCACTGTAACATTATGGTTGTGATGATGGTAATAAATAGAActgatggttagatagaaaaGGGAACGTGAAGTGTGTTGAATGAATTAGATAAAAGTCTAGTCTTTCtggtaaaattttattaaaaaattttaagataaaatttttttttttttttaaaactctaaaattaGAGACTTGCAATGGACACACTTATTTGAAGGTCTCTATCTTAAGTTTCTTAAAGTCACTTTTCcaacttaataatattaaaaaaataattagaaccTCTTAGTGAGTATTAGGGATAAGGATGCTCTTATAAACTTAGATTGCTACAGTGGGATGCATATCCTTACACAACCTTGCCTTCCAGTATCAACACAGATTGTCTTGTAGAAGTAATTCTGTGTAACAGCAAGCTCACAACTCTTTGGAGTGGAAGTCCCCCGGTATGTTTCCCAACAAAACTAATCTTGTACATGGGATTTTAAATGTTTTCCAACATGTTCCTTATGTTTTGTTTCATCAAATGTCAGAGACTTTCGCATTTGAAAAGGCTGAATCTTACTGGATCTATGTACCTAAAAGAACTTCCAGATCTTAAGGAAGCAGTGTATCTCGAAGAGTTGATGCTGGAAGGTTGCATTTCCCTGACAAGGATTCCAGAGTCCATTTGTAGCCTACCTAGACTACAAAAACTTGATCTATCCAACTGTGATGGGCTAAAGAATCTAATTATCATAGTAAGGGAATCCGAAGCTACTTTCTTTGAAGGCAGAAGAAGCTTGCACGTTAGATCGGTCCACATGGATTTTCTTGATGCAGAACCGTTAGCAGAAGAGTCTCGAGACATTTCTCTTACAAATCTATCAATCAAGGGGAACTTAAAAATTGAGTTGAAGGTTATTGGAGGATATGCACAACATTTTTCGTTTGTTTCTGAGCAGCATATCCCTCATCAAGTAATGTTGTTGGAGCAGCAAACAGCTAGGCTCATGTCACATCCCTACAATTTTAAGTTGCTTCACATCGTGCAAGTTAACTGCAGTGAGCAAAGGGATCCTTTCGAGTGTTATAGCTTTTCATATTTTCCCTGGTTGATGGAGCTAAATCTAATCAACTTAAACATCGAAGAAATACCAGATGACATTCATCACATGCAAGTTCTAGAGAAGTTGAACCTAAGTGGAAACTTCTTCAGGGGTTTACCTTCATCAATGACTCATCTTACGAAGTTAAAACATGTGAGGCTTTGTAACTGTCGTAGACTTGAAGCTTTGCCACAACTATATCAGCTGGAGACGCTCACACTTTCTGATTGTACCAACCTCCACACATTGGTGAGCATTTCGCAGGCAGAACAAGACCATGGAAAATACAATTTGCTTGAGCTTCGTCTTGACAACTGCAAACATGTCGAGACATTGTCGGATCAGCTTCGGTTTTTTACAAAGTTGACGTATTTAGATATCAGTCGCCACGATTTTGAAACAGTGCCTACAAGCATCAAAGACCTCTCCTCGCTGATAACTCTCTGCCTCAACTATTGCATGAAACTAAAATCACTTTCAGAGCTTCCATTGAGCATTAAGCACCTATATTCACATGGCTGCATGTCCTTAGAAACTTTCTCCCTTTCAGTTGATCATTCTGTTGATGACCTTGATCTCAGCCCTTGCTTCCAACCGAATCAGTTTTTAAGTCAATTCACTCGTTTTCCATCAGGAAGACGTAGTGAAGAGGTAAAACAACCCTCTACTGTAATCCTTATTCTCTCAATCTCTATACGCAAAGCTAACTTCCTTTTATTTCGTTTAATAGGTACAGCTATGTGCTTGCATCCAGAAACCTAAGATATTGAATACGCTTGATCGAGGGATGAGGAGTGTCAGAACAATCTACACAGAGCGTTTTAGCTCCGAAACCTTGAAACTAATGGCTTTTGCTCTATGTTTGGGTGTGCTCCTTCTATGTAAGACGATGGGCAATAGCTAGGTAATGATGGTCATAACCGGTTGCATTTGAATGGCACTGGCTGAATGAAGAAGCTCAATGGTTCTTTCATTTATCAGCTAACATTACCTTTTTCCCCCTCCATGTTTGTAAGTCAAATTTGCGTAAGAGTTAAAACACACACAACGCCACGTGTGTCCCTTGACCAAAAATGCTACCATCataaactgtttgataaaactttaaaaagtaTTGACCGGTTAGTCCTATACTGTCATCACAGTTTCAGTACCAACATTAACATGTTCTGGCCACATATTATATCATTTATCACTGAGGAAACTAAACAAAGATGAAAGGGGCTTTGATACAGGTGATTCTTCACCCTCATGTGTAGGTTTCTCTATTTTTGTGATGCTTCCACAATATCTTTACATTGCTTTGCATTTAGTTTAAGCAGTGTAGCTTCCCACTCCTCTTTCCCTATACCAGTTAAGAACCCAACTTCGTACACATGTTTTACTTCAGTTTCCTCAATAACTTGTCCTGAGTAACCAAAATGAGTCTGCTTCCTGGAACAAATCAGCTGGCACACTCTCTAAACTACCATTTGATATGATAGCTTAGTTTCACAGTCGGCAGTTTCAAAATGTGTTTTAGAAGTTTCACATTTTGATGTCTTAGATTGGTCATATGCTCACAATTGACGGCAGCAGTAAGATACAAAAAACAAGGTAATGAGATTAAACCTCTAAATTGCAATGTATTGATaagtaataaaatttcattagtTATGATGACAAGTAACAATTCACAAATAACAGTTGCAAACTTGCAATGGtaggtttataaaaaaaaagggggtTTTCCTGCCTATTGTACCCCTAATAATAGCATAATGTAACCAGAAAGCCACTGGCAAAGAAGGCCTATATACAGGCTCTGTTTCTATAGCACAACACTGATCTCCTAATCTGAAAAAGTCCTAGAGATCCATTCGGTAAAGACGAGTAGTGACTACTTCAGTCTGACCTTTCCAACAAGAACATGAAGCTGGTGTTTTGGCGAATCAATGGAGGAGGATCGATCTCTGCAACCTCTACGTTTGGCATCGATTTCGAGATGTCTTCAAGCGAGAATGGGATGctgcaaaaaataaaaaccaagaGACAAAAATTATCAAAAGATCAAATCTTTTAAGATGAATCCTTACTGTTTCCTTTTTGTCCTAGTAAATGTTTTACCTTGAATCGTCGTCTAGTAAAAATGACTTGTTGGTATCCTCTGAAACCGTCTGCCTCATGCTTGCCATCACCTGCATAGCCATTCTTTTGTGtcatatcaaattttttaaGTAACATACTTAGCTTTGGATTTTCTTATAACAATATTCACTTGCCTCGGAAGATACGCTATGTGTTCCGTATTTATCGTCTGAATACATAGTACTGATCCTGTAAAGTTGCTGCACGGTAAGCACCTGCAGAGAAACAAGAAATTTACTTACAGATGAACAGATcaagaaaaagattatttaaaataatatttttgactaACCGGACAAAGTTCAGTAGTTATCTCGTCTAAGCTTTTCTTAGGCTTCTGATGTATAACCAAGAAGCcaacagcttgtctgatgtgtTTTAGTTCATCCCAAGCCGAACCAGCAAACTAGAAACAAACCGACAGAGCATCTTTTAATAAGAAAACTGTTGGAAAAAAATGCAGAGAGGATTTGAGACATCTATTACCTCCTCAGTTGCATCATGGCACCACTTTTCAAGCTCTGCAAGTCCTGTTTTTACATACTCTCCGTTGCTAAACGAGCAGCATTCACGTCTCAAAACAAGGCTACACATAAAAGGGAAAAACATAAGTGGACATGTTCGATATACAGCAACACAAACAGTTGCAACTATAACACATTTACCTGTTAAACAACTGAACATTGATAAATGAAAATATCTGCCCGAACACTTTGGAAATTAGCAACGAAGGCACCTGCAGTTTTAGAAAGCTTCAAAATTAATGAGAAGCAAACACATTACTACAGCTTTggctgaaaattttattttcctcaCATAATTGGCCCTCATAGTCCTCAAGTGGCCGTTTAAACATGTGACAATGCTTTGCCAATGAGCACTTAGCGCTTTTTGAGCCTCAAAATTATTATGTGAGCGTCCTTTTATTAAACCAGAACGTGGTTGCCTTGGTGCCTGTTTCCatcaaacatcaaaacaaaaccaGACTCAGGAGAATAGATTATATAAGCTGTGAGACCAAAGCTAATAATGCCTACCTGAATGCAAACAGCAAGCAAAGGCGCAATCTCTCTCTTCATCCGGTCTCGGATCACTCCATAAATCTTTTCTAGGTAAGCGGTGAGCTGCTGCTTGAAAAGCAAAGCAGGATATTTAGCTTCCACTTGACGTAGTTCGTCTAGCCCACCACCAATCGCCCTTCCATTCATGAATGGGAATCCAACACTTTGTGGAGAGCCTATGAAACTCTATTTATCCAAATAGTTCCATGAGAGAAAAAGTGAGATTAATTGAATTAAAGCAATTTAAGAGAGACACGTAAACACTTCTAACCACCTGAGATACCCGTCCAAACAAAGATGTAGACATGGCCCGATGTCTCGAGGGAGGTATGTTACCGGCTTTCAGAGTGCGTTCAAGCAACATTAAAAGTGTGGCGGAATTGGATAACCAATAGCATAGTACATCGTCGTTTTCCTGCATctgtaaaaatgtaaaaatatagcATGAGACCACACATAACATTGGCATTGGTAAGAAAGAACATTGAAACTACCTCGATGGCGGATGCTATAGTCTCGATTATACGATTAAATATATTGGTCCTTTCTACTTCAAAAGATCTCCAGTGTATCAGACACTTATATATCAGGCATGCAGCAACAGGCTTGCCTTCAGAAAATCCAATATCTTCCGAGATAGACTTTAGTAGTAGCTCCTGGTTTTCCTGCAAGATGGAGAAAAAAAGACTCATATAAAGAGACTGCAAAATGCATAGCGACACAAATAAAATATGTGACCAGACTTCAAAGTGATAGCTACCAGCTGTTTCTGATTAAGCGATTTCTGGGGCCTATCCTCAGTTTCAGGTTCCTGGAGAAAATGATCAAGTATCAAACATCCATCACTGTAAATGGTATTCGTTTATTAAAATACCTGAACTTGTTTTGTTTCTCCATTGGAGAAATTAAATCTCTCGGGAGTTCTCTGCATCTACAAGGAAAAACGAAACATGACATATgcactgttaagaagttgtatGCAAAGACATAGCCGGTGTCCGGTAGTACCTGAACTATGGTAGTTTTTGGTCTTAGGGCCAAAGCTCTACTAGCTGGTGAGAGAGCAAGAGACTGTTGCCGGAGTACCTTATTCTCTGACTCCAAATTAGAGACTTTTTCTTGGAATCTAATTCAGAGGAAGAAAATCTTTGTCAGACTtcctattttagagaaaaatatgcACTAAATGCAATACCTGATACTATTGAAACCTCTAAATGCATTAAACGAGAAAAGAGAAGCTTATTTACCCTAGAATTCATGAATATATATTGTCATCCAGAAAACAATATAGGGGAGCATATTTGTATAAAGAATATAAGGAAGTTTCACATGGAGATGCAAATACAAACCTCTGAACAGAATCTTGAAGctggtttattttttttccagctTCGTCAAGTCTCTTACTTAATTCCTCATTTTGGACTAATGCACTGCGATAAGCCTGCGTTGCTTCATCTGCCCTATGTGTTTCTGATGACAAAATTCCCTGCATGGTTAGGACCATGTCCAGATTTTAGATCAACGGCATGAACAATCAAATTTGGAGGCTAACACCATAAAGCATTTACTTTCGTAAATCCTGAAACATTATTTTGTAGTCTACTGCGCAATTACATCTCCAGTATATTTGGATATAAGGATGTCAGTTATTTACCTTTAGCTTCTCAATTTCGTTGCTCAAAGACTTGATTTTCGCTGTATCTTCAACAACAACAGGTTCCTTTTTTACTGAACTTGCTTCTTCATTTGCCATTCGAGCAGCCTCCTGTTCCTTTAATGCCATTACAGTTGCTTCTTTCAACTGTGACCGCATGGTGTGCAAAGCCTCTTGCAGCTTTGCAACTTCTTGCACCTTTGCCTCCTCCAAATCAGTCTGCTTATCagcaaaaaaaagataaaacaatataatacaAACTTAGCAATTAACTATGATAGTTTAACCTAAagatatttccaaaaaaaaaaaaaaaaattgacaataaaGTTACCCTTAATCGCTTCTCTAATTGCAAACGCCAGGTAAGCTCTTCCACCCGCTTCTCCAATTTATCTTTAGCATCTTTAAGAGCACCAGTTTCTCTTGCAGCctaaatcaatataaaaatGAGAGTGAACAGCTGAATAAGTAAATCCATGCAAAGAAAAAGTTATAAAGGATTGAATCCAACCAATTTCAGCATTCTAAGCTCTCTCCTAGCAAGTCTGCATCTCCAGGCACATTGAGTGACTATTGCCGCCTTCTTAAGTCTTATGTAATATGCGTATGCTCGCTGACCACGCCAATGAGCCTGAAAATGAAAGGAAGCTTTTATGCATCAAAAAGAACAGTCACCAAAGTTTGTTTATCTCCCTCTCAGCAATAAGGAAAATGTGACATACCTGAATCACTATGGCAGCTTTTGTTTGCCTTCTTAACCTGAATTCATTACGTGCAATCATGCCCTTAAAGCCAGTCTGCAACACGATTGCAGCTGATCTGTTGGTTACAAAAGATTTCCTGGCGATGTACCGACGGAAATTTTTCTGGAATCTTAGAGCTGCAGCTTCGATTATCAGTTTTTTGTGTACTGTCCGGGCAATCTCGCCTGCAATtcgaaaaaaaatattcaacacCTTTAAACTACCAGCCACCACCACCAatagaaaaagagaagaaatgaGCAAGCAGAAAACAAGCAGCTGGTCAAGAAGAAAGGATAAACAGATGGAAATGAAAAGAGGCAATGAGAAATTAACGGTTAAGCCCTATAGTTGTGAGTGAACAGCCTAAACTATTGCAGCATTTCGAGTACTGATGCGCAGAAAAATACCTCGTAGGAACGATTGCAATACAATTGCAGCGTTTCGAATAGAACGGAATTTCTTTCGGCCAATCCATGTGCGGAATTGCCTCTGAATGACTCTGGCAGCATTTCCAAGAACCTCAGCTCTCCTAGCATCTAGTTCAGCCATCTGACCAGCTCGAAGGAAAATCTTTGTCTTTCCAACCTGGGAACAACATGATAAAGGTACGTATGTGATCCCTGAACAATATACTGACAATGTCGATAATAACAACAATGAAAAGGATACTTCTTTTCTTTTAGAACAGGTTATTATCCCAGAATATCAAGACCATGACATGAAACTGGATAAAAGAAAAAtcggaaagaaagaaacaagcCACAATGAAAAAGTATATCACACCTGGTAGTCCCTCAGACCTTTCTTATCAAGAATCATTTGGCAAGCTACTTCATCATCATAACTGTAAAAGTTATGATACAACTGCTTAGCATACTGATGTTAGTTTCAACAAAAGTGTTTTCACTAGAGATGCAGAAACctcagagagagagactcaCTTTCCATCCAAAACTTCTGGAGCAAGGAGACCAAAACGTTCAAGAAAGTCGTAGAAGGCAAGTCTGGTAGGATAACCAGCGCAACTGATCCTAATGGCCTCAAGAACACCCTGAAAATGCAACTAGTTGTAAGTTTATGTGGAAAACATGGCGTTTAATGATACTAAGAATATATAGAGATATTTTGTGTTAAATTAAGTATGTTAATTATGATGTGTTGGTGATCACATtaataaaaggaaaatattAATACAAAAGGAATACTGTATTCCTTACCCCACAACGTAATTGATGAATGACGTTGAAATTCTCAAAGATACCAGGTTTGAGAATATTATTCGGCTTTATACATCTGATGTAATGAGGTTCTGTACCATTCAGTGTTTCCATCAGCGAGTGAAGTTGTTGCTGCGATATAGTAAGTAACATAAATAAACTTACTTTTAAAACTGGCAATGCATATTTAGCAATTTTAAATGCAATACCTTGAACCGTGACCCAATGGAAGAAAATTTCGATGACCTGGATGAGTCTTCATGAAGCGCATGGAACAAACCAGCCACAAAGGAGCAATTAGATGCAGTAAACAGCGCCTGATGTTCAGCAACTATATAGTCCTTGTTCTTGTCGATAAAATGGTTTGATTGATAAGTAACCTTGCAAATGTAGGAAACATATTAAGAACAGAAAGCTTCAACTTCAATTCtattgagagaaagaaaaaagccACAAAGAAGCAAATACTGTACCTCTCCTGCATAATGCGATATCGTAAAATCAGTCTGAGAGAGCTTCGGTTTGGAAAATCTCTCGTGACCTTTGAACGTCTGGAACAACTTATTGGAGAAGGTTTCATGTGTAGACTTGGGAAACATGCTGTGTCGAACCAACCAAAAAACATGAGTGGATAGCATTATGAGAAAGGCATAGAAGTCAATCTGAGAAAGTTAAAGCATACCAGGCTTCATCTAGAAGTGAAATGATTCCTCCTGGTTTCTGATGAAGACACGCAATTTCAACATTAGAAAAGGGAAAGCATAACATAAGTTTGCAGGGAACAAAATCTCTTCTCCTAAACACTAATACGGTTTACCATCAAGGAATCAAATATCATAAACTGGTAAAATTAAGGAGAAACATACTTTTTCAATTAAATCAAGAACATCTTGGTTATCAATAAATTCTATGTAGCTCCAGTCGATCTCTTCTTTGGTGTACTCTTCCTGCTCCATCTTAAAAACATGCTGCAAAAGTGTGATACCATACCAGAATAAGTACAATCTACTTATCAAGAGGTGAAGACGCTGGCCAATTAGGATAATACAAAACTGACTAACCTGATTAAAATGCTGCTGCAGTTTTTCATTCGTGAAATTGATGCAGAATTGCTCAAAACTGTATCATAAGCCGTACATGAAAATCAGCTACAACTTCGATAATAGATATCCTTCCAACATCTTGACACACATTACATGAAACTGTATGTAACACCCACTTAATATCACTAAACTTCACATCTAACTCGTATTTTCctattaaattttgatattgATCTTCCCTACACCCTAGGAATGAAATGGAGTAAAtgtgaaagcaaaaaaaaaaaaaaacgttaccTATTGCACTTGAAACTTTCAAACCCATAGATATCCAGAACTCCAATAATTGACTTTGACCTTGGGTCCTGCCCGATGGAAGTATTGATTTTATTCACGATCCTGTAAACCAAAGGACAATGcattatgacaaatatatatgCAAATGCCAGAATGGGAAATAGAAGAGGGAAATAATTTGCTTTACCAGTCAAACAAGTGAGAATATATAGTCTTTGCCAGGGTATCCCTACTCGCAATTGCATTATCGGGATCAAGAGTTTTCGTGATAATCTCTTCAGGTGTTACCATCACTCGTCTAATAAGAGCATCTTCTAGGCTCTGGGCGTTACACCTGTCATAACATGTGCACAATACAGAGAACATTAGCCCGATGAAGatggaaaaaaaatagagtttcaAATACAGTAAGGAAAGAAGGAGCATACATAAGTAGCTCTGCGGCCAAGTTAAGATGGAATCGTGAATTTTCATCCTTGATGACCGAGGAATCAATCTCTTCCCCTAGTCCAAAATCAATGTTACCAAGATGAAGAATCGCAGCAACCACCCTGAAGATTGCCTCCTGAAAATATTACTTTACATGTCAGACACTAACATGGAAATAGCCTTGAAAGAAAACCTGACAAAACTCAAGATTTGAGGACCTGTTCTTCGTTACTGATTCCAACTACGTCCATAGCTCTTCTGGTTTCAAGGTATTCACTAGCA
The nucleotide sequence above comes from Brassica napus cultivar Da-Ae chromosome A9, Da-Ae, whole genome shotgun sequence. Encoded proteins:
- the LOC106369027 gene encoding myosin-5 — its product is MQAAPVIIVGSHVWVEDPHLAWIDGQVTRIDGQNIHVRTKKGKTVVTSVYFPKDTEASPGGVDDMTKLSYLHEPGVLQNLETRYELNHIYTYTGNILIAVNPFQRLPHLYATDMMEQYKGIGLGELSPHVFAIGDAAYRAMINEGKSNSILVSGESGAGKTETTKMLMRYLAFLGGRSGVEGRTVEQQVLESNPVLEAFGNAKTLRNNNSSRFGKFVEIQFDKHGRISGAAIRTYLLERSRVCQISDPERNYHCFYLLCAAPPEDIKKYKLGNPQSFHYLNQSSCYELDGVDDASEYLETRRAMDVVGISNEEQEAIFRVVAAILHLGNIDFGLGEEIDSSVIKDENSRFHLNLAAELLMCNAQSLEDALIRRVMVTPEEIITKTLDPDNAIASRDTLAKTIYSHLFDWIVNKINTSIGQDPRSKSIIGVLDIYGFESFKCNSFEQFCINFTNEKLQQHFNQHVFKMEQEEYTKEEIDWSYIEFIDNQDVLDLIEKKPGGIISLLDEACMFPKSTHETFSNKLFQTFKGHERFSKPKLSQTDFTISHYAGEVTYQSNHFIDKNKDYIVAEHQALFTASNCSFVAGLFHALHEDSSRSSKFSSIGSRFKQQLHSLMETLNGTEPHYIRCIKPNNILKPGIFENFNVIHQLRCGGVLEAIRISCAGYPTRLAFYDFLERFGLLAPEVLDGNYDDEVACQMILDKKGLRDYQVGKTKIFLRAGQMAELDARRAEVLGNAARVIQRQFRTWIGRKKFRSIRNAAIVLQSFLRGEIARTVHKKLIIEAAALRFQKNFRRYIARKSFVTNRSAAIVLQTGFKGMIARNEFRLRRQTKAAIVIQAHWRGQRAYAYYIRLKKAAIVTQCAWRCRLARRELRMLKLAARETGALKDAKDKLEKRVEELTWRLQLEKRLRTDLEEAKVQEVAKLQEALHTMRSQLKEATVMALKEQEAARMANEEASSVKKEPVVVEDTAKIKSLSNEIEKLKGILSSETHRADEATQAYRSALVQNEELSKRLDEAGKKINQLQDSVQRFQEKVSNLESENKVLRQQSLALSPASRALALRPKTTIVQMQRTPERFNFSNGETKQVQEPETEDRPQKSLNQKQLENQELLLKSISEDIGFSEGKPVAACLIYKCLIHWRSFEVERTNIFNRIIETIASAIEMQENDDVLCYWLSNSATLLMLLERTLKAGNIPPSRHRAMSTSLFGRVSQSFIGSPQSVGFPFMNGRAIGGGLDELRQVEAKYPALLFKQQLTAYLEKIYGVIRDRMKREIAPLLAVCIQAPRQPRSGLIKGRSHNNFEAQKALSAHWQSIVTCLNGHLRTMRANYVPSLLISKVFGQIFSFINVQLFNSLVLRRECCSFSNGEYVKTGLAELEKWCHDATEEFAGSAWDELKHIRQAVGFLVIHQKPKKSLDEITTELCPVLTVQQLYRISTMYSDDKYGTHSVSSEVMASMRQTVSEDTNKSFLLDDDSSIPFSLEDISKSMPNVEVAEIDPPPLIRQNTSFMFLLERSD